TATCCCCAGATTTTGTTGGGCTGTTTCCATGAACCCTTGCCCAGTTGCTTTTGCATCTTGTTTTGTATCGCTTATGAAGTCTGACAACTGACCAACTTTACTGCCCATAGCACTACCCGCAGCACCACCGGCGATAATACCTATACCCGGGCTACCACTTGCCATACCTGCCATAGCACCACCAGCAAGACCGGCGGTTACTGCCGCAACTCCTTTGCCAAGACTTGCAGCGGCTCCCATGGCAGTGCTGGTTGTACCAGTAGCCACCCCTGCAGAAACCCCTGCTGTTGCCATTTCTGCACCGGGGGAAGTAACTTTACCGCCGCCACCCATAAAGCCTTTGCCCATTTTTGAAAGGGCCAAGACAGAGCCTAGACCTAGCATAGTGCCAGTAGCACCTAAGGCACCACCGCCCATAGTTTCAGCACCAATTACCCTGCGTACTAGGTTGGCAATGCTGTTTAGTCCGAGAAGAAATGCCATTAACAACCAAAAAGATGTGCCACTGGCTGTAAACAGGACAAATAATGCTAGGGCTGCCGCGTGGCCTGCCTGTAAAAACAGGTTAGCCATGAACTCTCTAAGCCACAGACCAAACACTCCTCGGGTTTGAGGAAACACACCAGCCACAGCAACCACTGGCATTATAAGCATTAATATTGCCAGCATTATTTTTCTTAGTGCGTACTGCCAAGTCATGATAGCTATAATTAAAACGGTGACAAAGGAGATTATTGCCATACCGAAACTTGCAGTATCCCATCTGCAAAGGGTTGCTATGAATCCGCTATCAGACACCCGATGTTCTATGGTTGAGTAGAATACCTCTACCACAAAGTGGTTCACGGCAAACAAAAACTGCCACAGGTATTCGCCGAAAGATATTAGCATAACGGCAACTACAAAACCTGACAAATAATCTTTAGCGGAAAGCCTTCTTTGGGAATCAGATAGTCCGGCCAGCATGAATAACCCCACAGCAGCTAACGCGATCATTAACGGATATGGAATAATATTTTTAAATGTAGTGTAAATATAGCCTATTGCTAACCATTCACCTTCTTCAAAGGTATACAGGTGCAAGTCATCCCTTGGAGCCATGTTGTTATCCATATCACGGTTAAAGACGATTTCAAAGGGATCATCAATACCGATTACCTTATCTACAAACCGAGGTATTATCATAACAATTTCAGCTAAGAACCGTTCTATAAAGCTTGCGTTATTTTCAGCTTCAAGAACGGATTGGTCACCAGTGAAGATATCGTCGAACATACCTCCGTTACCAATATTGTCAAAAAAACCACCATCATTACCGCCTCCGCTTTCTGGAGGGGTATAACCACCCACAGTAACACCCCTATGATCGTCACCTGCACCACGTATCCTGTATGTGATACTATCTGCATACTGTGGGGCTATTAACGAATCATTAAATCGCCCGTCTGACATGGGTACTGTACCGACTACACCCCAAGCATCTCTAGAACTTATGCGCCACTGTATTTCTGCTGTTTCTAAAGGTTGACACTCCCCATGACTAAAGTCAGGGGATTCTCTGGTGGTAGTCGGAAGTCCATTTCTGGTATCCGTAGTTCCCCAGAGATTAGGATGTGCCATCACCCCTCCCTAGGCAGGTCATATAGACCCTAGGGCTGGTAGACTATCGCTTTATGCTACACCATCTACCACAGGTGCTTTCATTATATTCATAGCACCTAATCTATCTCTATGTGTACTAAATTCACATATCTTACATACATATTTTCTATCTCTTGCTTTATTCAACTCTCCACAGTATGGACATTTTTGACTTGTATATTCTGGATTTACATATTCAACTTTAATACCTTCTAAATTAGCTTTATATTCTATAAACTTAGCAAGACGATAGAAAGACCATGTATGCAAATTCTTTTCGTTTTTACGGCTTGTTCTTGCCGTGTTTCTAATATTCGTTAAATTTTCTAAACGAATATTAGAAACATTATTTTCTATTGCAAAATTAACTATCTGTCTACTTATTTTATGGTCTTGGTCTTTCATCCATCGTTGCTCTTTGTCAGCAATTTGCTTAATCTTTTTTAGTTTTTTTGCTTTACCTAACTTTTGACGCAATGTTTTATATTTTCGTCTAATATATTTATTTTGTCTACCATTACCAAAGAACTTGGTTTTGCCATTACTTGTTACCGCTACTGCTGGTACTTTTAAACCTAAGTCTATACCCATTATATTTTCATTATTATTTTGTTTTTCAATTACTTCAACAGCTATTTGTGCAATCCATTTGCCTGATTTTTTACTTATTCTTAATGAGCCTA
The genomic region above belongs to Desulfofalx alkaliphila DSM 12257 and contains:
- a CDS encoding type IV secretion system protein, whose protein sequence is MAHPNLWGTTDTRNGLPTTTRESPDFSHGECQPLETAEIQWRISSRDAWGVVGTVPMSDGRFNDSLIAPQYADSITYRIRGAGDDHRGVTVGGYTPPESGGGNDGGFFDNIGNGGMFDDIFTGDQSVLEAENNASFIERFLAEIVMIIPRFVDKVIGIDDPFEIVFNRDMDNNMAPRDDLHLYTFEEGEWLAIGYIYTTFKNIIPYPLMIALAAVGLFMLAGLSDSQRRLSAKDYLSGFVVAVMLISFGEYLWQFLFAVNHFVVEVFYSTIEHRVSDSGFIATLCRWDTASFGMAIISFVTVLIIAIMTWQYALRKIMLAILMLIMPVVAVAGVFPQTRGVFGLWLREFMANLFLQAGHAAALALFVLFTASGTSFWLLMAFLLGLNSIANLVRRVIGAETMGGGALGATGTMLGLGSVLALSKMGKGFMGGGGKVTSPGAEMATAGVSAGVATGTTSTAMGAAASLGKGVAAVTAGLAGGAMAGMASGSPGIGIIAGGAAGSAMGSKVGQLSDFISDTKQDAKATGQGFMETAQQNLGIYDKGQLYDGESASNIGKNMLGGTGVLGGIGAIAGKAASLTANTAHAFGFGSDDSKEMGQQLNSFQQNARTNMAKAEHTISKLTPMRERAQLGLQLAKAQPESPERTLAVQDAQTNLDKINGQIADAQLTVMDAQYALSNEGTQWKIEQVREAQAKRIQANGGLNGHQWNSSLGE
- a CDS encoding RNA-guided endonuclease InsQ/TnpB family protein → MKLTVKFKILPTKEQEQYLKETLNEYISTVNNIVQSMINNRHIKLTSKDIKANLPSAVKNQAIQDAKSVYRKYKKTNNLPILKKPVCIWNNQNYKINDCLSFPVLIDGKSQRIKVKMLLSDYQKQQLNNKLGSLRISKKSGKWIAQIAVEVIEKQNNNENIMGIDLGLKVPAVAVTSNGKTKFFGNGRQNKYIRRKYKTLRQKLGKAKKLKKIKQIADKEQRWMKDQDHKISRQIVNFAIENNVSNIRLENLTNIRNTARTSRKNEKNLHTWSFYRLAKFIEYKANLEGIKVEYVNPEYTSQKCPYCGELNKARDRKYVCKICEFSTHRDRLGAMNIMKAPVVDGVA